Genomic DNA from Deltaproteobacteria bacterium:
GAAATCAAGGCTGCCGGCGGAGAAGCCGTTCCCAATTACGATAATGTCGCAACCGTTGCAGGTGGTGAAAATATTGTCAAGACCGCCATCGATAACTACGGCAAGGTGGATATACTGATTAACAACGCCGGTATCCTGAGAGACAAATCGTTTGTCAAGATGGATGAAGAAAACTGGGATGCCGTCATGGCGGTTCACCTGAAGGGCGCCTATTGCGTGACGCGCCCCGCGTTTATCAATATGCGGGAAAACGGGTACGGGCGTATCGTGATGACCACATCGGGTGCCGGGATATTCGGAAACTTCGGTCAGACCAACTATTCAGCAGCAAAGTGCGGCATCGTGGGCCTGACGAATGCCCTGAAACTTGAAGGTGCCAAGTATAATATCAAGGTAAACGTTCTTGCTCCCGTTGCCGCCTCGCGGTTGACAGAGGATGTGTTGCCCCCCGATTTCTTTGAAAGACTCAAACCCGATTTCGTAACTCCGGCTGTTCTCTACATGTGTGCGGAACAGTGTCAGGATACGGGAG
This window encodes:
- a CDS encoding SDR family oxidoreductase, producing MSKIDFTGRVAIVTGAGAGLGKCHALELAKRGAKVVVNDLGGSRDGVGSSDSAANLVVEEIKAAGGEAVPNYDNVATVAGGENIVKTAIDNYGKVDILINNAGILRDKSFVKMDEENWDAVMAVHLKGAYCVTRPAFINMRENGYGRIVMTTSGAGIFGNFGQTNYSAAKCGIVGLTNALKLEGAKYNIKVNVLAPVAASRLTEDVLPPDFFERLKPDFVTPAVLYMCAEQCQDTGVIINAALGYYSRSAMLTGPGAILSDGVKIPTPEDVMENWAKITSLENPKLFNQVPEMFGELGPILQG